ttaaattgtgtttaatttaCATATAACTAACTAGCATCTGTTAAATTACAATGCACAAGTCttagtaatgtttttaaaactaaaataattgcGAAATTGAGTCATTCCTATATGCTGACGCCATCTGTTGACGAATAATGGTAACGCTAATGGAAAGCTTCGCGTATTTTTCCGCATCTTGCTGTATTGCGAGCATGCTTGCCTATAgtgtttaaacataataaaattgtactagattttatttagttattcctaataaaaacaaatcaactcCCACACTAAAAATTATTCTTGTCTCAGTATTTTTCATACTAGCAAAGAAGATTTACATTAGCGATCAACACTCATTTTCGTTTTTCATGTGATGAAACCTACGATTCGTAAGTGTACTTATAAAAGTGTAGCTAAATCATGTCATATTTAACTAGTTTGTTTAAGTACggaaaataattcatttatgtatataaaaaaagagGTTTTCAAACTATTGAGCGGTTTTTACACCACTATAGGTAATACTTCTAACTCTGTGTTAACTAGAATCTTCTTTCAACTTTAATTGAATTGAGCCACAATCCTCATCCTTTAAGAAATCACAGTCATACTACTAAGCATTTCAATATATTGCATAAGACTTCATGGATAAGgtaactaaaacaaaaagtttatacaaaattatttatttatcaatcaaAGTGCCCCTAACTCTCTTCTCGGTTGTCTGTGCAGGTGTCTCTGCTTGTCTCTTATTCATTCCTTTCCTCTCCAACTGTTTTTCAATAATCCTAGCATTATTTGCATAACTGTCCGCAACTTCTCTCGCTTCAATTTCGTCTTCTTCTTCGTCAATAGTAGAAACAGTGACCGAACTGAACTTGCCCATGTTTTTAGTATGTTTCGTCACCATAATCTTCTTTGGCTGTGTCAAAGCAACCTGTTTGTAAATGTCTGTGACCCCTCCTTCACCTGCAGACTGAACTAATGCTCCTCGCATTATAAACACTATGTTATTCTCTTGATCATGCTTGTAATATATCGGAATGGCGcattttttgcattttaacCTGTATTGTCGTTCGATAcctttttctctttttaaataCACTGTCTCATCAGGGTCAGAAGTGATTTTGTGTGCATGTTTCGAACCGTCGATGACTCGTGCTCCGTCGGTTGGTCGTAATGGTAAACGGTCGATGGTACAGTCCAGGATAAGTGACATTTGGCCGCAGATGCAGTAGTAGATGTGTAAAGGCTTCGTTTCATTGTATTCTTCTTGATCTTTCGTGTCTGAACAGACTATACTTCGGGATACAACTTTGGGCATTTTGTACGGTGATTAAACTCTTGTCACTTATGGAATTGGTGTGCTTTAAATTTCTTAAAGTTGTATTATGTAGCGTTACCTTTTCACTTAATTACTCACTTCTGAAATAACTATTCTcgtaaataaagataaatgttttgtaaattgcATCGAAGTGACAATTCTTATGTCAAAATTGGCCTCGAGTACGTGATACCAGATTAAAAATTTCGTTTATTATTCAGAatctaaaactatgtttttaatCATATGGAAGTGTGGTGAAAGACAATTAAATCCTGAAAAGGAATTTCAATATCTATTAGAGGCATACATTCTACTCTTTAGATTTTCCTTGAACTAGAATCACTAATTTAATACATAGACAATGTCAGTTGATATTCTTgctaacattattaaaatgatgCGTAAAGATTAGcacttttacattttattcttgATCTCCGAGAAATTATAAGTAGTTAAAATTGTGTCTTACTTTATACAATAATAGCTGCACTGCACATCAAATGTacaaattttccttttttaatagaaaatgtcCATCTATGGTCAACTGGGTCGTTATGTTGGTGCAATCTGCTGTCAACTTCACGCTGCTGCGATTGTCTTTTATTCCACAGAATTGTGTTTCATTGCACATGTTCATCGATTTCTGTTGAATTTAGAGAAAGTATTACAAATAGAACAGTAAAATGGGTGCTATAGCGAGCAGATACCGTGTTTACAACTCGGGACTCACAAGCACCGACATAAAGAACTTAGAGAGTGAAGAGAAACGTGAAAACCCCGGAACATTGGATGAGATTCATAAAAAGACCAAAGGTATTTGTTGCACGCGATTTAACTGTATTAGCGATTATCTGAAGTGATTACAATCATGATTAGATGAGTAAAAACGTATTGTGGTCACGCATTCATTCAGAAAACGGcggcaaatataattttatgccGACCAAAAAGTTTGGTTATATTGTGATGTAATAAGCGTTATAATGCGGGAATATTATGCATGTCCTTGTTAAAAAACCTTCGGCAATGTGTGTCACGCGTTAAAACGAACGTTAATGtataatattcatacattttggtATATATTTTTGGTGTTGCAAGTTCTTGAGTGGTGTACCATTTAGTCAGAGAGTATTACATGTATTTGTATAGTGATAAGAATGTTATCAGGCCCATTTAGCGTTCAACCGCCCTGATTTAAACCTACAGTATAGTATAACGTGACTATGAATTggcacaaacaaaacaaaaatacgaaacGACTAGTGTAGTGTGCTATGTAGTGGCTATAGCCGCTGCACTGCTTAGTGGCTATGAAAGCAGTAATCAgcttatttcatattaatatgaGATTCCTATTGTTATAGATTAGAAATACAGAATATTGACTATCAAATGGTTGCCAAtctgagatacacaatagccAGTAAGGTTAAGGTTTTTGGTGATAACTCTATCACCATTagttctattataatattagataccTTCCAACCTTATTTGtacttataacaataatatattcagtATTCAGTCAACTGCaagtatttacataaacaacAATAGTGGCAATAAGAATCtttaatgcaattaaaataacagtagcTCATTAATAAACTTAGTCAAAGTCATTACAGTATTGAAAACCTAATGCTAAAACCTTTATGATCAAGATTGATTATGACAGTTAAGGCTTGTAATAGTTACCTTtatgcaaataataatttttgtaggctttatttgtattataaacacAACAGAGAACAGTACAATTGGCTCATAAATGCCAATGTGgtgatgatattatttatttattttatttttaggcagGGTGATGATATACATGTAGTTAATGTGAGTTTTTCTGATTGCACTTTGCTCCTAAATCAATCTTCATAAAATTTAAAGCATAATCCAACATATTTAACTATACTTGAAATTACATTGAATTTTACTTTTTCAGATGTGATGCCAGTCAACTTTGAAGGTGGCAAGCTGATGGTGAACAGGGGTCTCTCTAATCACTTCCAGGTATGacttttctaatatattttgagaaaaCCAACACTGCAAGATACTGGTTTGGGACATACATGGTTTCAACTTTactaaatgaaaaaaacatacaaaatgtactaATATATTTTGCACAGATAACAATATATGAAGAGCATGCtcactatttatttgttttggaagATTTGTGGTTGAAGGCAAGAAAACTTTATATATGGATTACAAGAAGTTAAAATTGTCTTGTTATAAATTCCAGATGTCCCACACACTGACCATGAGTTCAGCTCAGAACGGGTACAAGCTGGGAGCTACATACATCGGCACCAAGCAGATCTCCCCGTCAGAGGCGTTCCCCGTCATCCTGGGTGATGTGGACCCCTCTGGCAATATCAACTTCAGTCTCATCCATCAGCTCACACCGGAGATCAGGCTGAAGGGAGCTGCACAGGTAATGATCCCATACTTTTACTATGCACATTTTGTAATGATCACTCCAtgttaataagatattttatgtaGAGATTATATTTACTATAGTCGAGCATTattttacatagttttttttcatGGTCTCTTTTTTCTGTTGTGGTTGACACTGAGATTTATTGGTTATGTGTGAATGTCGTATGTTACTTTTAGTAATGTAATGTACTGTAAACAAGCAATTTGATTTTAGATGTTCAGTCCAAACTATGTGTtccattatattaaatttagtatTGAACATTTACTATGCTCTGTTGTTTGccattgtatttaaataattatctattgtTACCCATGCTACTATCTATATCCTATCATATACACAGAGCACATAGCCACGGAGTCTGATATTCATACCTGTTTTAGGTGCAAGAATGCAAGCTGACAGCCACGCAGGGCACGATGGAGTACAAGGGCTCGGACTACACGCTCGCGATGGCCGTCGGCAAACCTGACTTCAGCGAGAAGTCCGCCGTCTTTGTTGGACACTATTTACAGGTAATGTTAAAGTTCGATTAAATGGCAATACAAATACTACAGTAGCTAGCACTTAATTGTAAATGACTCATGATAAAGAATTACgtgttctgttttattttcagtcaGTGACAAAGCGGTTGGCTCTTGGCACGGAGTTGGTGTACCAGTCCGGCGCGAGGGTCATGGGAGGAGAGATTGCCATCACCTCCGCCGCCGCCAGATATACCATGGACGGTAATATACAGCACTATGTATACACGGCCTAGTATAGAGCTTAAAGAGTAGTTTTATTCCTTCTGTTCAGATTTTGTAGAAACTTCTTTTCATATCTCCCTGTTGGACGCAACTGAACTTTCAGTGGCCTGAAGCACGTTGGTTTACGACAGTCTTTACATTACTGAATCtttatcaaccacttattcggAAAGGTTTGTAGAGCCTTACAATGCAGCCTAAATCCTATCCCCAATTTAGAAGCAGTGAGGTAGTAATGGACTTTTATGACTTGAATTATTTGTACATTTCAGACTCTGAGGTGTCAGCGACGCTGAGCTCTGCCAACTTCCACCTGTGTTACTTCAAACAGTGCAGTGAACAGCTCCAGGTACATTATTACAATTCTCATTTTCATACTAATCATAACTGCAAAAGTCTGTCTATAATGGCGGAACtgctttaacaatattaatgttttctttgaatGAAGAtccaaattataaaacaaattttgaataatGGCTCTAATTGTATGGCAGAAATGcaatgagaaaaataaattttgtcaattttttttctgttcttactataatgaatacaatttattgttCAGGTCGTCGCAGAAATGGACACATCATTCAGAGGGATGGAGTCTGTCGGCACTGTGGGATACCAAGTCAACATACCCAAAGCAGATCTAGTCTTTAGAGGTAAGTAAATAGAAAGGgtattcctttttttaactTCAGCTTATAGACCATTTATGTGCTGTTGTGCTCACCAATCGGTAAAGGAGTTGGTTAAGCAACCTCTGGCGCGGCCTCGTGGCtgcttagtggtatttaagctgAACATCCTCATGCTTTGGTGTGAATGCCAAAAGTCGGTTCCAGTTGATTGATTTAACAGTCGTTATTCTATGTCAAGGTCcttggtaaaaatattaaaatatgttgttatCTATAGACTAATCTTATCTCAAACCTATATAAACTAAAACGTCGTATGACAATATTATCCATATAAATGATATcgtgttaagatttttttaaaacaaatggaTATCAAAGATTTTAAACTGATGatgcattactatttttacccACTGGGCTATTGCGGGTATAATGTGTTACCCACTAAACTTGTATACTATAAACAAACTACACACACTTGCAAGCTTGAATGAAAATGGCTGCGATAGTCAAATATAGGCAAACACAAAAGACGCTAGATCGCCGTAAATAGAGCAACAAAGAGAACTATTGCGATTTGATCGCACCATATAGATCAGCCGATCTAATGCTTTCTGTTAGCTTCCTACTACGGCAAATCTATTTCTTTGGCGACACCCTTATCATCTAcgaaaacattgttattttgtacataacttACTGAATGTATTATTCCACAGGCATGGTAGACTCAAATTGGAACATCGGAGCAGTCTTGGAAAAGAAACTGCAGCCTCTTCCATTCACATTTGCACTATCAGGCATGGCTAACCAGGCTAAACAACAGTTTAAGTTTGGATGCGGCCTCATCATCGGTTAAAGAGCCTACGGGTAGCGGACTGTGTGTGATGTGCTCAAGCTAGTGCGTGTTTCAAGTGACTGTTATATGTGAATGTGTGACAAAGACTTGTGGATTCAGTGCAGTTTACAACAAAAACGGTTTTATAGATACTAGATGACCTTACCATCAGTTGTTAGGCTACTATAGTTTAGTTGTTCATGAAAATATCTGCAACTTTTCTGTAGCCTGATATTGATAGTAGATTATTGAAACCAGTTATCTCGTAACACTTTTTGAAAGCTACATTCGATGTCCCAAGACCTAAGTGTGTAATTGGTCTTAATATTGGATATCAAATGTGCTTTCaatacataaaacttttaatatggTGTGGTTATTGTCTTATTCTGTATATGGttaatgttatttcaatatGTATGAAATTCTCAAATAAGCAGTGtctgtattaaaaatacaaggCTTCCTTTCTACACTGATAACGGGCGCTTACGTCGGTCGTATATAAAACAGAACCATGTATCGCGCACGTCGTAGCTGTGCAGAGTTGCATAAAGCATTACATTTATGTTAACGTTTTATCGACGTAAGCCTAGGAAGAAATCAAGCCTTAATGTCAAGTGGTGACTAACGCGGCCACATGCATGGGTGTATACGCAACGATCAAGCTTTGCGGGAGAGAGCAACTCTTTCAAAAGTGTATTGTGAAACTGGTGTGGTTCATACTCCCTCAAACGTAATTGATGCACTGTTGTGGTTTTTCCATTACAAtcttatataacaataataatatgtgtctTAAGATATGTGTGTCTTGTTTATTTGCTGCTTCTGTTGCTTTATTTGAGAATATCCATTTATGTATCGAATTTCCTAACTTAAACAGctttgtgtaatattttgacattacTGTTATCAAGatgataatttaattcattcaaGATCTTggcatttaattaaatcttgATAACAAGCATTTTCTACCGGATAGTTGCTTATAACATAACagtgtatttacatatttaaaacgaCAAAGTTTGATATTCGACCCGCTAGCTTGAATATatcataatgtaattttaattttagtcgAAATATTGACTTTGTTGGTGTTAGGGCGTCTAGTTTTTGgatttccatacaaacatacattttatttttccacTGTTCTAATATTTGACATTGATAATATCGGACAAATATGTCTGTCTGTCCATCCACCTATTTTGAAAAAAGCTTTAAGTCATTGGTGTATGAAAGTCCAAAatgtagaacaaaataaaatagatgattcctaaataaattaatgaatatcACATTGTGTGAATGTATTGTATCTATCCCGGACACCTGTTGTATtctattaatattgattttttgtacgttttacgtatatttttttgttattataaacgcTATACTGTTTTTGTCTGATGCACCAGAAACGCATTTATGACATCGCTCACTCTGAGATGTTAAACTACACtgttagtttatttatgaaAGTGTTTTAAACAAGATATCAGAACACGGGTCCCAAGGGCATAAAGCCAGAAAATATcccaaattattattttataatcaatttaacacattactgtcccatgaagagcaagagtctcctcccagaatAAGAGAAAGAAGGACTTATAGTCCAAACTGGCCTAATGCTGATTATGAGACTATCTCCCCAAAACTGCAGTAAaaaagaactctcaagcattttcaaatactaaaataaatatttcagagtGAGTAAGCTTCTGCTTAACCCCATACCATAACCGTCAGTCAATATATACCATGTCCCCTCTTAACAATGGGGTGATAAGCACAAGCTGATGTGTCGACAAATCGCTGCCATCGCTACGGCGTTCACCGGACAAGTATTTGCGACAAATATCTTAATGattgagttttttttactattttatgtttattttctatcttTTACAAAGACTTGGGTTATATTATTGTAGAATATTGGCCCTCTCAGTCAAAATAAGTCcagtttaatacaaaaaatttgACTGCCCCAAATTTTGCCATTGATGTATAGTTATTATAGGAGCACTGAAATTCTAGCTGAAAGTGATTTCTAAACGTGGTTACGAGTTTCAGTGTAATGGCTACCCATCCAATTCCATACCTCGCTTAACTTAAccgtatattatttaaatttttttgcaTCTATAGCTATAATAATGTAATCTAAGCTTAAAGCAACTGACCAAATAGCATCTTTAGTATTTGATCTGAGTGTGTAACGATGCTTAGTTGTCGCAAGTGCGTGTCCGGCCTTAATGTATGAGTGTAGATAGATTATGGCgtactgtacaatgtacatagagcctgttgttaaaatgtttatttttaatagagttatgttaataaatcatttggctgttttatttatgaatatttaatgagCGGACCAAGCAATACACATCACCTGAAAGTACTGCCTGCGACTACTTAACTTCTCGGTGTAACTAACGTAAAGGACGTTTGTTTAAGTGCCGTTGAGGATCGAACCCACTACATATAGTACAGTGAATGGCGAAATAACCATTACAAGCTTTTAAATTCTTAGGACCAGCTACTGATCATAAACGGCGTTAGTACGGCTGACAACCACGCCATAGACCAAACCACTCAAAATTGCACAACACAACACAGAGGGATCAATAAAAGTCAgatatagtttaaaaataacgtaaGTTTATTacatgtaatgaaataaaaatataatattataaacttttattctgTTACATGTATAAATGATTCCGTGTCACGGGCAGGTGGCCCATATTTTGGTAATATATTCAACTTCGATTATAATTATATCCATATACCGAACAATCGTGACGTGACCTCCGCCATATTGTcaaaacgttaaaaaaattaaaaaatcaatcaGTTAAAAAGTCATCACGTCACCATTGTTTATGACGAACGTTTTTAAATGTGCAACATGTATCTGTCAAATTTTGGCGCCAATTATTTTTCTCAACCAATGTTTGAATGTGATTTGTGATGGTACTTGATCATTTAAAAACGTCCGTTACCTCTTCATAAGTATTATAAGCTACACATCGACACCACAGCGACTTTATATCTAACTGTATGATTCATACCGATACAAGCTGGGTGGACTAAttcaaatccagaaaaaaaatcCTGTCAACCCAACTTCTcgtgaaataaaactaaaaaaatttaacttgttatttacttattaccaaaaatataatatattattatggctgAGTTTTCAAAGATACGATAAATGTCtatcattaataattaaatcttCGTGTTTTAACTCTATAATATTATAGCCTAAGACTTATGAATAAGACGATTGCAACACTTACAGTTCGCAATATGTCAAATAGTAGAGATCTGtattctgattttattttttgaaatgtTCTTTTTGTTTAAACGAGCGAATAATTCGGTGATATGTATGCTAAAAGTAAATTCATTGCGAGaagaaaacaaatacattttccaACTGGCAATGTTAACCAtgtcaatgaaataaaattcattttaaatgacttgcaaatcatttatattaagtaaatataaggtTTATTTGTTGACTGATCGCCAATAGAATAATCTAGAGTAATTCGGTAAATATGAAGCAAAAAGAACATCACAAAATATGCTAAAACACCAACACTTGGCAGGATCTGCTCTTGTCATTGATTTAAAAAGGAACATGAGagagttatttgaaaatatattaaaattccaGGAGATAAAATGTTAGtagcttttaattttaaattaattgtagcATAATAAAGTGTATGTTTTAGTAgtactatttttaaattctacTAGTAGTCCACTGAAAAGTCAGATTAGGGTTGCGTTTTTCAGACTGTCCAATTATATTCTTTATGTGGGAGGGGGGGATGCGTCACCAGTAGGTTACGTGCCCTGGTGCCGACCCCttttttccaagatggcgggtGGGACAAGGGTGGCACCCCACAAACTACATCCCCTGAAAAACGCAAGCTAAGGtctaaaatatgtaacatttcaatggactatagattcattttcaaataactcACTCAATATCCTAGTGTACAAACAAAATGCTATTTATTTGGTGAAAGCGTACACTGCCCGTCTAAACAAACAGCTTTTAAACACCGCCTATTTCATCGTCTATGTCACTATATTATTGCTCTATAACCACACTATTCGCCATCACTATGAAACGTCAAATAATGCCCACATCAAAGTTGAATTACAAGGACCAAAGATtgatatattatacaaaatgttgGCAACATTAGCTtccaaaattacaaataaaatcaaaaccaaattataaaagaaaaatacccGGCGGTGTTCAAAGcgtaaaaataatgattgtgctaagaaaaataatagcaacaaataaatctaaaagcGACAAACAGCATTTAGACTAAGTAcagtttttttcattttaattatttatatttctcaaCCTCATCGACGAATTGACATTAcaccttttatataaaaaatttcACTCACAATAAAAAACGAAGGGAAGAAATGAAAATCACAGTTTTGTTTACGAATAACGCGCCAATTTTTTTCGTGGGTAACATTGGCCTGAGCATAGACAATCTATGTTAGTGTTGCCATCAATGAAAGATGATGAATTGGGGTTGATCGGCGGCGTGAGGGGGGTGGAAGGGAATTATAACTAGGGAGGTACTTTAAGATAAAACATGCATTGACATAAAGTAACATTAGACAGAACAAGTATTATATAGATACAGCTGCTCAAAATGttcagttataattattttttgtacataaacaataattattgcatttagaaaatgtaactacttttattaataaaattattggctATTCAGCTTGTTGTATATTAATAACATCACCAAATAGCctgaataaagtttaatatagtATATCTATCTGTACATTTCAGATgagatataaatattacataattatattttaaaccatgaatctatcaaacaaaaaatccatacattttgaccacaaaatacacagaaaattttaatttgacagacagtaaaattattataaaattaaaacttttcatCAAGCAATCCAAGGTAAAGTTCCTGTTCATTTCTGATTTTAAACAGAGAAATCTCTTTTTAACCTTAATATTGAGATACATTTCAGTATTCGACAATAACTGTTAACCACATTCGCATAAGCCAATACCGAGAACTAGACAATTGATAGGAACATTAcgttaattagtttaaaaattgtCAAATTGATAAAAACAACTATTGTCTAAGTATAGAACCGCCAGCCGAACAACCCAAGGGAATCGTCATATAGAGGGAGAATACACAATGACACTCATATCAAATACAACTACAGTACTTTGTGAATTCACCTATTACTGacatactaatatttaaataccgGCCAAGTGCAAGCCGGAATCGCGGACGAAGGGTTCTgtaccaaaaaaaaatcgaaaaagccacgtttattgtatggagCCCCCattaacattgtttttaattcATAGTATTTGTTGCTATAGGTCCTACggaaaaacataatttgtgaaaatttcagcttcctaggtattacggtttatgagatgcagcctggtgacagacttGAGAGCTGTCCATCTGTCACCAGAGCTTAGGTTTCGTTTTTACCCCTCAGGGCTGCTACCTAGTGCCGGCGGCCATGACGCTTAGGAAACCGGCGGGCTACGCGACTTGCCGGCGTCATTTGAGTGATTGATTCGAACATTTGACTGCTCTGCGCGGCATGTGCCAGCGGCCTTGCCGCCGGGTTGTGTGTAGCAGCCATTAGGTATGGGACCCAAAAAAAACGTCGATTCCTgttgttgtctattaaaataCCAGTCCTTAAATGagttgctaagcgcaaaactcaagaacggctcaattgtttttgtaaaattgtctagAGAAGACgggaaaaatgaaaaaaatcgtGCGCGGGGCTGCGCAGGTCAgctataacaatataaatattacttcatagattattatagaatttaattattaaaaaaatatcagtattaTATGCCAGTAATAGGTAAATTTTTCACAACGTACTATAAAAtcataatgtttgtt
This Anticarsia gemmatalis isolate Benzon Research Colony breed Stoneville strain chromosome 25, ilAntGemm2 primary, whole genome shotgun sequence DNA region includes the following protein-coding sequences:
- the LOC142983847 gene encoding STING ER exit protein, translated to MPKVVSRSIVCSDTKDQEEYNETKPLHIYYCICGQMSLILDCTIDRLPLRPTDGARVIDGSKHAHKITSDPDETVYLKREKGIERQYRLKCKKCAIPIYYKHDQENNIVFIMRGALVQSAGEGGVTDIYKQVALTQPKKIMVTKHTKNMGKFSSVTVSTIDEEEDEIEAREVADSYANNARIIEKQLERKGMNKRQAETPAQTTEKRVRGTLIDK
- the LOC142983977 gene encoding mitochondrial import receptor subunit TOM40 homolog 1-like, which encodes MGAIASRYRVYNSGLTSTDIKNLESEEKRENPGTLDEIHKKTKDVMPVNFEGGKLMVNRGLSNHFQMSHTLTMSSAQNGYKLGATYIGTKQISPSEAFPVILGDVDPSGNINFSLIHQLTPEIRLKGAAQVQECKLTATQGTMEYKGSDYTLAMAVGKPDFSEKSAVFVGHYLQSVTKRLALGTELVYQSGARVMGGEIAITSAAARYTMDDSEVSATLSSANFHLCYFKQCSEQLQVVAEMDTSFRGMESVGTVGYQVNIPKADLVFRGMVDSNWNIGAVLEKKLQPLPFTFALSGMANQAKQQFKFGCGLIIG